In the genome of Ignavibacteriales bacterium, one region contains:
- the rpmI gene encoding 50S ribosomal protein L35, with product MPKMKSNRGAAKTFRKTKSGKLKRQNAYKSHILTSKSTKRKRNLRKASLVSKSEEKRVNIMLQ from the coding sequence ATGCCAAAAATGAAAAGCAACAGAGGTGCCGCCAAAACTTTCAGGAAAACCAAATCCGGTAAGTTGAAGAGACAGAATGCTTACAAAAGCCATATTCTTACTTCAAAAAGCACCAAGAGAAAAAGAAATCTTCGTAAAGCTTCCCTTGTTTCCAAGTCGGAAGAAAAAAGAGTTAATATAATGCTTCAATAA
- the rplT gene encoding 50S ribosomal protein L20, with protein MPRSKNKVASHRRRKKILKLAKGYWGARSKVYTVAKNHVEKGLVHAYRDRKLKKRVFRQLWITRINAAARLNGTTYSRLIHALDVKGISLNRKILASLAVENPAAFTEVVKFSAN; from the coding sequence ATGCCAAGATCTAAAAATAAAGTAGCTTCGCACAGAAGACGAAAAAAAATATTAAAACTTGCTAAAGGTTACTGGGGAGCGCGTAGTAAAGTTTATACGGTTGCAAAAAATCATGTTGAAAAAGGTTTGGTGCATGCCTACAGGGATAGAAAACTTAAAAAGAGAGTTTTCCGTCAATTGTGGATTACCAGGATCAATGCTGCAGCAAGATTGAATGGAACCACATATTCACGTTTGATACACGCTCTTGATGTTAAAGGTATCTCACTAAACAGAAAGATACTTGCAAGTCTTGCGGTTGAAAACCCTGCTGCATTCACTGAAGTAGTTAAGTTTTCAGCTAACTAA
- the pheS gene encoding phenylalanine--tRNA ligase subunit alpha — MIDEQIRTVQSSFNKDIEEVKDTAQLEQLRIKYLGRNGALTELFEKLKEVPADKKPLIGKTLNVLRNEATARFNELKEKLESQVTSAEKKPDLTLPYSGQIIGSKHILTQTLDEMKEIFKGLGFSVHIGPEIESDWNNFGALNFPEDHPARDMQDTFFVSEDFLLRTHTSPVQIRVMQTHKPPVRAIMPGRVYRNEAVSARSYCMFHQLEGLYVDTDVTFAELKGTLVSFAKQFYGNDLKYRFRPSFFPFTEPSAEMDITCFMCNGSGCRICKYSGWLEILGCGMVDPNVFENVGYDPENYTGYAFGMGIERTAILKYGIPDIRIFFENDIRFLKQF, encoded by the coding sequence ATGATTGATGAACAGATTAGAACAGTTCAATCCTCCTTCAATAAAGACATCGAGGAAGTCAAAGACACAGCTCAACTCGAGCAGCTTCGAATAAAATATCTCGGTAGAAACGGTGCGTTAACTGAGCTCTTCGAGAAATTAAAAGAAGTACCCGCCGATAAAAAACCTTTAATTGGAAAAACATTAAATGTTCTCAGGAATGAAGCTACTGCCAGGTTCAACGAACTAAAAGAAAAACTTGAATCGCAGGTAACATCCGCAGAAAAAAAACCTGATCTGACACTTCCATATTCTGGACAGATTATTGGAAGCAAACATATTCTAACTCAAACTCTCGATGAGATGAAAGAAATATTCAAAGGGTTGGGTTTCTCTGTTCACATCGGTCCTGAGATAGAATCTGATTGGAATAATTTCGGTGCATTAAATTTTCCTGAAGATCATCCGGCGAGAGATATGCAGGATACTTTTTTCGTATCGGAAGATTTTCTGCTAAGAACGCATACATCACCAGTACAAATAAGAGTGATGCAGACGCACAAACCGCCTGTAAGAGCCATAATGCCCGGACGTGTTTATCGCAATGAAGCAGTTAGTGCAAGAAGTTACTGTATGTTCCATCAGCTGGAAGGACTTTACGTAGACACTGATGTCACATTCGCTGAACTAAAGGGAACGCTCGTTTCATTTGCAAAACAGTTTTATGGGAACGATTTAAAATACAGGTTCCGTCCAAGCTTTTTTCCTTTTACAGAACCAAGTGCTGAAATGGATATTACTTGTTTTATGTGTAATGGAAGCGGATGCAGAATATGCAAATACTCAGGCTGGTTAGAAATTCTTGGTTGCGGAATGGTTGATCCGAATGTTTTTGAAAATGTTGGATATGATCCTGAAAATTATACCGGATATGCTTTCGGTATGGGTATTGAGAGGACTGCGATTTTAAAATATGGAATTCCTGATATCAGAATCTTTTTCGAAAACGATATCAGGTTTCTGAAACAGTTTTGA
- a CDS encoding phenylalanine--tRNA ligase subunit beta, producing MKISLNWLKEYVDLSGLSTIEIVHTLTMIGLEVEDFVDQNELYKGFIVGQVKEKQKHPNADKLSLCIVNDGNNDFQVVCGAPNVATGQKIIFAPIGTEIPNGKFKITKAKIRGTESFGMICSDAELNLSDDHSGIRVLDENIIPGTSLIDALMLNDVLMEIGITPNRPDALSHIGIARDLSAFFNKELKYPDVNISKNITDKFGDTSIQILDSLNCPRYSAKIVTDITVGDSPQWLKDRITKIGLRPINNIVDATNYVMYEYGQPLHAFDLDLLKGKSIVVKQAEGSSFTTLDGKKRELNSSMLMICDSEREVAIAGVMGGENSEINSSTKNILIESAYFNPSSVRKTGKSLGLSTDASFRFERGTDPEKTVIVAERAAQIISNIAGGKIADCVIDIHPKPYQAKQIKLRFERIKRLLGFDIPKEKVLKIISGLEFPIIEPQNDYVKISVPGFRPDVEREVDVIEEIARINGYDNIPPVHKISISLGDRENEAQLTDELRNICTSLGLFEIINNPMQIESSSSITGSGIKIMNPLSLDMEYLRTSLIPGALSTIALNINRGEKNLNFFEIGNVFNRSNENELAAFSDFSEDTRLLLAITGLERLKTWHSTEKYYDLYSLKGLVESITAKISLDNVLIDSYYVNGNTIFDYYFEKKLIDKSVGMGGKISRQVLKKFDIQQDVFCFEFSLDELSNIKPALRTYSEPVKYPKVMRDFAFIFDTTIEYSEIKSFIKKNSTEILKQVELFDVFESESLGNAKKSLAFTLEYQSDSKTLTEEEVEKDFSSLINLITKKFNAKLRGR from the coding sequence TTGAAAATATCACTTAACTGGTTAAAGGAATACGTTGATCTCAGCGGACTATCAACTATTGAAATAGTCCACACACTTACAATGATAGGGCTGGAAGTAGAAGACTTTGTTGATCAGAATGAATTATATAAAGGGTTTATTGTAGGTCAGGTAAAAGAAAAACAAAAACATCCAAACGCAGATAAGTTATCCCTGTGTATTGTCAATGACGGCAATAATGATTTTCAGGTAGTATGCGGCGCACCCAACGTTGCGACCGGACAAAAAATAATCTTTGCACCTATCGGCACAGAAATTCCAAACGGCAAATTTAAAATCACTAAAGCCAAGATTAGAGGAACAGAATCATTCGGAATGATTTGCTCTGATGCTGAATTGAATCTGAGTGACGATCATTCAGGCATTCGCGTTCTTGACGAAAATATTATTCCAGGAACTTCACTGATTGATGCTTTAATGCTTAACGATGTTCTGATGGAGATTGGAATAACTCCTAACAGACCGGATGCGTTGTCACACATCGGCATAGCAAGGGACCTGTCAGCATTCTTCAATAAAGAACTTAAGTATCCTGACGTCAACATCTCCAAAAATATTACTGATAAATTCGGTGATACTTCAATACAAATCTTAGACTCACTCAATTGTCCGAGATATTCAGCAAAAATAGTCACTGATATTACTGTTGGTGATTCACCTCAATGGCTTAAGGACAGGATAACCAAAATAGGTTTGCGACCAATTAATAATATCGTCGATGCAACAAATTACGTGATGTATGAATACGGTCAGCCATTACATGCATTTGACCTCGATTTATTAAAGGGCAAAAGCATTGTGGTTAAACAGGCAGAGGGTAGTTCTTTCACAACATTAGACGGTAAGAAAAGAGAACTTAATTCATCTATGTTAATGATCTGTGATAGCGAAAGAGAAGTTGCTATTGCCGGTGTAATGGGTGGTGAGAATTCAGAAATTAATTCATCGACAAAAAATATTCTGATTGAAAGTGCATATTTTAATCCATCAAGTGTTCGTAAAACCGGCAAGTCATTAGGCTTAAGTACAGATGCATCTTTCAGGTTTGAAAGAGGAACAGATCCTGAGAAAACAGTTATCGTTGCTGAAAGAGCCGCGCAAATAATTTCAAATATAGCTGGCGGAAAAATTGCTGACTGTGTTATAGATATTCATCCTAAACCATATCAAGCAAAACAAATAAAATTGCGTTTTGAAAGAATCAAACGCTTACTCGGTTTTGATATACCTAAAGAAAAAGTTTTGAAAATTATTTCCGGACTTGAGTTTCCTATCATTGAACCACAAAACGATTATGTAAAAATCAGTGTTCCCGGATTTCGTCCCGATGTTGAGAGAGAAGTGGATGTTATTGAAGAGATTGCAAGGATAAATGGTTACGATAATATTCCTCCAGTGCATAAGATATCAATCAGTCTGGGTGACAGAGAAAATGAAGCGCAATTAACAGATGAATTAAGAAACATTTGTACATCACTTGGGTTATTCGAGATAATTAATAATCCTATGCAAATAGAAAGTAGTTCTTCTATAACCGGCTCAGGCATAAAAATTATGAATCCCTTGAGTCTTGACATGGAATATTTAAGGACAAGCTTAATTCCCGGTGCTTTAAGTACAATAGCACTAAATATTAATCGTGGCGAAAAGAATTTAAACTTTTTTGAAATCGGAAACGTGTTTAACAGGTCTAATGAAAATGAACTTGCCGCATTTTCTGATTTTTCTGAAGATACGCGACTCCTGTTAGCAATCACAGGATTAGAAAGATTGAAGACCTGGCATTCAACAGAAAAGTATTACGATCTCTATTCACTTAAAGGATTAGTCGAGAGTATAACTGCCAAAATTTCGCTTGACAATGTTTTAATAGATTCATATTATGTTAACGGTAATACAATTTTCGATTATTACTTTGAAAAAAAACTGATAGATAAGTCAGTTGGAATGGGCGGGAAAATATCCCGGCAAGTTCTTAAAAAGTTTGATATTCAACAGGATGTTTTTTGTTTCGAGTTTAGTCTTGATGAACTGAGTAATATAAAACCAGCGTTAAGGACTTACTCTGAACCTGTAAAATATCCTAAAGTAATGCGAGACTTTGCATTCATTTTTGATACTACAATAGAGTATTCAGAAATAAAAAGTTTTATCAAAAAGAACAGTACTGAAATACTTAAACAAGTTGAGTTATTTGATGTATTTGAAAGTGAAAGTTTAGGTAATGCTAAAAAAAGTTTGGCATTTACTCTTGAATATCAATCAGATTCAAAAACACTGACTGAAGAAGAAGTGGAGAAAGATTTCAGTTCGTTAATAAACCTGATTACAAAAAAATTCAATGCAAAACTAAGAGGGAGATAA
- a CDS encoding cell division protein ZapA, with protein sequence MSDKKKLKIKIFDKEYSLLVENEEIAKELAIYVNRVMEETKEELPDQPAQTIAIIACLNIAYDLFIEKNKNREFMIQATDKMKKIKLLLSEPSMSDPS encoded by the coding sequence ATGAGTGATAAAAAGAAGCTGAAAATAAAAATATTTGACAAAGAATATTCCCTGCTTGTTGAAAATGAAGAGATCGCAAAAGAGTTAGCCATATATGTTAACCGGGTGATGGAAGAGACCAAAGAGGAACTTCCTGATCAGCCCGCACAAACTATAGCCATTATTGCCTGTTTAAATATTGCATACGATCTGTTTATTGAAAAAAATAAAAACCGTGAATTTATGATTCAAGCTACTGATAAAATGAAAAAGATTAAGCTTCTTCTCAGTGAACCCAGTATGTCAGACCCATCTTAA
- the rny gene encoding ribonuclease Y, translating into MDPLLLIPMVLVLVVLFFYLGWMFNSRVGKKSIVSAEERAKHILDDAQKEATNLKREKLLEVKDEWYKRKVEFDSEINQKKQKFSHLEKQLTTREENIEKKFDLVIKKEKENRQFEKELLEQKKTIEIKSGEIQKIESEQNLKLEKISGLTSDEAKKMLLENMVNQAKTDASQTIKEIHDQAKAEAKRDAQKIIVQAIQRTAADHSIETTVSVVQIQNDDMKGRIIGKEGRNIRAFEAATGVDVIVDDTPEAVILSSFDQFRREVARVSLERLITDGRIHPARIEEVVEKVRQELEEEMIREGENTILQLGLHNMHPELIKHIGRMKYRSSYGQNLLQHSVEVAYLTGIMAAEVGLDTNLAKRSGLLHDVGKTVDKSVEGPHALLGYELTKKFKEHPIVVNAVGSHHEDIEMEHPIAPLVQAADAISGARPGARREPLEGYVKRLENLETLAKSFEGVAKTYAIQAGREIRVVVEQDKIDDTVADKLSRDIAGKIEEEMEYPGQIKVTVIREVRKISYAK; encoded by the coding sequence ATGGATCCATTACTACTAATACCTATGGTTCTTGTACTCGTGGTATTATTCTTCTATCTCGGATGGATGTTCAATTCAAGAGTTGGAAAAAAAAGTATTGTTTCTGCTGAAGAACGTGCAAAACATATTTTAGATGATGCACAGAAAGAAGCCACAAACCTTAAAAGAGAAAAGTTACTTGAAGTAAAAGATGAGTGGTATAAGAGAAAAGTTGAATTTGATAGTGAAATAAATCAGAAGAAACAGAAGTTCTCACATCTTGAAAAACAACTTACAACACGTGAAGAAAATATCGAAAAAAAATTCGACCTGGTTATCAAAAAGGAAAAAGAAAACAGGCAGTTTGAAAAAGAATTATTAGAACAAAAAAAGACTATTGAAATAAAATCTGGCGAGATTCAAAAGATTGAATCAGAACAGAATCTTAAACTTGAAAAAATTTCCGGTTTAACTTCTGATGAAGCTAAAAAAATGCTGCTTGAAAATATGGTTAACCAGGCAAAGACTGATGCTTCACAAACCATAAAAGAAATTCATGATCAGGCAAAAGCTGAAGCAAAACGTGATGCTCAAAAAATAATCGTTCAGGCTATTCAGCGAACTGCTGCCGACCATTCAATTGAAACAACCGTTTCAGTCGTTCAAATCCAAAATGACGATATGAAGGGCAGGATAATAGGCAAAGAGGGAAGGAACATTCGTGCCTTTGAGGCTGCCACCGGTGTTGATGTTATCGTAGATGACACACCTGAAGCAGTTATCCTTTCTTCATTCGATCAGTTCAGAAGAGAAGTTGCAAGAGTCTCACTTGAACGGTTAATAACAGATGGCAGAATCCATCCAGCCAGAATTGAAGAAGTTGTCGAGAAAGTCAGGCAGGAACTAGAAGAAGAAATGATTCGGGAAGGTGAAAACACTATTCTTCAACTTGGATTGCACAATATGCATCCTGAATTAATAAAACACATAGGGCGAATGAAATACAGATCAAGTTATGGTCAAAACCTTTTACAACATAGTGTTGAGGTTGCTTACCTGACAGGAATTATGGCAGCAGAGGTTGGACTTGATACCAACCTAGCTAAGCGTTCCGGTTTACTACATGATGTTGGTAAAACAGTTGACAAAAGTGTTGAAGGTCCGCATGCACTTCTTGGTTATGAATTAACCAAAAAATTTAAAGAACATCCTATAGTTGTAAATGCAGTTGGTTCACATCACGAAGATATTGAAATGGAACATCCAATCGCACCACTGGTTCAGGCAGCGGATGCAATTAGTGGTGCAAGACCCGGAGCAAGGCGGGAACCACTTGAAGGATATGTTAAGCGACTCGAAAACCTTGAAACATTAGCAAAGTCCTTTGAGGGTGTTGCAAAGACTTATGCTATACAGGCTGGAAGAGAAATTCGTGTTGTGGTGGAACAGGATAAAATCGACGATACAGTTGCCGATAAATTATCACGGGACATTGCTGGAAAAATTGAAGAGGAAATGGAATATCCCGGTCAGATAAAAGTTACAGTTATCAGGGAAGTGAGAAAAATCAGTTACGCAAAATAG
- a CDS encoding dephospho-CoA kinase has protein sequence MSKKKLSIGITGNIGSGKSTFAGFVKERNFPVINADDLAKKILNEDKQIQQKVTRTFGEKCFTKGSLNKSYLAEIVFSNESNVQKLNSIIHPEVIKQSKVLVTESFKEHSLVFTEAALIYEADMEEQFDYIVLITAPIEVRMQRATTSGKLSGESFLLRDANQIPEDEKKKRADFVFENSGSKKDLEKKTDLLVMILSSL, from the coding sequence ATGAGTAAAAAAAAATTATCGATCGGAATTACAGGAAATATCGGATCCGGTAAATCTACATTTGCCGGATTTGTTAAAGAACGGAATTTTCCTGTTATAAATGCAGATGACCTTGCCAAGAAAATTTTAAATGAAGACAAACAGATTCAACAAAAGGTTACGCGGACTTTTGGTGAAAAATGTTTTACAAAAGGATCTTTAAATAAGTCCTATCTTGCAGAAATAGTTTTTTCAAATGAGTCTAATGTTCAGAAACTTAACTCTATCATACATCCCGAAGTTATAAAACAATCCAAAGTATTAGTCACTGAATCCTTTAAAGAGCATTCCTTAGTTTTCACCGAAGCGGCACTCATTTATGAAGCTGATATGGAAGAACAGTTCGATTACATTGTATTGATAACAGCACCCATAGAAGTCAGGATGCAACGGGCGACAACTTCCGGGAAATTATCAGGTGAGAGTTTTCTTTTAAGAGATGCAAACCAGATACCTGAAGATGAAAAAAAGAAACGGGCTGATTTTGTTTTTGAAAACAGTGGTTCAAAAAAAGATTTGGAGAAAAAAACTGATTTATTAGTGATGATTCTTTCTTCTCTCTGA
- a CDS encoding proline dehydrogenase family protein: MTFINNLIVSVVQLLPKSVVGFFSKKYIAGVTLEKAVETVVSFNKKNIYATLDVLGESIKNKDEAIQSKKEALEVLDAIVKNNLMANLSIKPTQMGLSIDEQFAYEQIEELVEKAKQINNFVRIDMEDSPYTDATFRVFKKLREKYDNVGVVVQSYLKRTYDDVVDLNKIKTNYRLCKGIYIEPESIAFKDRQKVRDNYLKVLEQMFRDGNYVGIATHDDYLIQGAYRLIKELNIPKDKFEFQMLLGVKEDLRDKINADGYKIRIYVPFGEKWYAYSVRRLKENPQIAGYIFKNIFSFRR, translated from the coding sequence GTGACGTTCATTAACAATCTTATCGTTTCTGTTGTTCAGTTGCTGCCCAAATCTGTAGTGGGGTTCTTTTCTAAAAAATATATTGCCGGTGTCACACTTGAAAAAGCTGTTGAGACTGTAGTATCCTTCAATAAAAAAAATATATATGCAACCCTCGATGTACTTGGCGAATCAATTAAAAATAAAGATGAAGCAATCCAATCTAAAAAAGAAGCATTAGAAGTACTTGATGCTATTGTTAAAAATAATCTGATGGCAAATCTGTCCATTAAACCAACACAAATGGGATTAAGTATAGATGAACAGTTTGCATATGAACAGATTGAAGAATTAGTTGAGAAAGCAAAACAGATTAATAACTTTGTGCGCATCGATATGGAAGATTCACCGTATACTGACGCTACCTTTCGTGTATTTAAAAAGTTACGTGAAAAGTATGATAATGTTGGGGTGGTTGTACAGTCATATTTAAAGCGGACTTATGATGATGTTGTGGACCTGAATAAGATCAAAACTAATTATCGTCTGTGTAAAGGAATTTATATTGAGCCCGAATCAATTGCATTTAAAGACAGACAAAAGGTCCGGGATAATTATCTGAAAGTTCTTGAACAAATGTTCAGAGACGGAAACTATGTCGGCATTGCAACTCACGATGATTACCTGATTCAAGGCGCTTACAGATTGATAAAAGAATTAAATATCCCAAAAGATAAATTTGAATTTCAAATGCTTCTTGGTGTTAAAGAAGATTTACGCGATAAAATAAATGCAGACGGCTACAAGATAAGAATCTATGTTCCTTTCGGTGAAAAGTGGTATGCATATTCCGTTAGAAGACTAAAAGAAAATCCGCAGATTGCCGGATATATATTCAAAAATATTTTTTCATTTAGAAGATGA
- the tsaD gene encoding tRNA (adenosine(37)-N6)-threonylcarbamoyltransferase complex transferase subunit TsaD, with product MIVLGIESSCDETSVAIIKDDQLKANLISSQDFHSLYGGVVPELSSRAHLQMIIPLVKQALQKSEIKLNDVDLFSATAGPGLVGALLVGLTFAKGLAFSLRKEFVPVNHIEGHIYSGFLMESKPEFPILTLVVSGGHTLLLLVESHTKIYKLGSTVDDAVGEAFDKVSKMLGFGYPGGPKIQSAAKNGVNDEINYPIAELKNEFDFSFSGLKTSVLRYIEKHYKKDEIIPEQELAMISYSFQEAAVGALIAKTQRALKKFNVNTLSVVGGVAANQLLRKKFAGLAESYSKKLVIPDLIYCGDNAAMIAYRAQKVFENGQRFNLNVSPYPSLPVNAFSVFTG from the coding sequence ATGATTGTACTTGGAATAGAAAGTTCCTGCGATGAAACTTCAGTTGCAATTATTAAGGATGATCAGCTTAAGGCGAATTTAATTTCATCTCAGGATTTTCATTCATTGTACGGAGGCGTGGTTCCCGAACTGTCAAGCAGGGCTCATCTCCAGATGATTATTCCTTTAGTTAAACAGGCATTGCAGAAATCGGAAATAAAATTAAATGATGTCGATCTCTTTTCAGCAACAGCGGGACCCGGACTTGTCGGTGCTTTATTAGTTGGATTAACATTCGCTAAAGGTCTTGCCTTTTCGCTCAGAAAAGAATTTGTACCGGTAAACCATATCGAAGGACATATCTATTCCGGATTCTTAATGGAAAGCAAACCCGAGTTTCCAATATTAACACTGGTTGTTTCCGGCGGTCACACACTTCTTTTACTTGTTGAATCACACACAAAAATCTATAAACTTGGCAGCACCGTTGATGACGCTGTTGGTGAAGCATTCGATAAAGTTTCGAAGATGTTAGGATTCGGTTATCCCGGCGGCCCAAAAATTCAATCCGCCGCTAAAAATGGTGTGAACGATGAGATAAATTATCCAATTGCCGAATTAAAAAATGAATTCGATTTTTCATTCAGTGGTTTAAAAACTTCCGTACTCAGGTACATTGAAAAACATTATAAGAAAGATGAAATTATACCTGAACAAGAACTTGCAATGATTTCATACTCTTTCCAGGAAGCTGCAGTTGGAGCCTTAATTGCTAAAACGCAAAGAGCGTTAAAAAAGTTTAACGTGAATACACTTTCAGTTGTTGGCGGAGTTGCCGCAAATCAGTTATTAAGAAAAAAGTTTGCTGGGTTGGCAGAGTCTTATTCTAAAAAACTTGTTATTCCGGATTTAATTTATTGCGGCGATAATGCAGCGATGATCGCTTACAGGGCGCAAAAGGTTTTTGAAAATGGACAAAGATTTAACCTGAATGTAAGCCCTTATCCATCGTTACCAGTAAATGCGTTTTCTGTTTTTACAGGTTGA
- the mltG gene encoding endolytic transglycosylase MltG: MNQIDKKNESENLNEEEIQQLEKLRNETDKLDRKIVKLIGKRFYYSMLIGRIKKRKSLPAYSPDREKKILLNITEANEGPLDNETVARIYERLIDESRAFQQKIINHKRELKEQQPISKISWSKILGRKELIIIASVFIVLLMIFYYILFTKNSFDKQAPYRFEISIGESFTSVSERLYKEEIIPSRFNFRMAAFIYGAETKIRSGRYSIPNDLSYLDLIDLFTKGDADFIKTVKIFNGVSAKWIAGTLMREVKVDSAAFLSLVNDRSLIDSMGYKTNSLDGYLMPGRYLLFENSSADEILDTLLLNMNLFFNDSVNQQIQKQGRTKHEIITLASIVEGETNKIEEMPLIAGVYSNRLRIGMKLQADPTVQYLQPNGWKRLLYKDLRINSPYNTYMYGGLPPGPINNPGKEALLAAVYPAEHNYLYFVADGTGGHKFAKSFSEHLKNVNAYRTWLKNQK; encoded by the coding sequence ATGAATCAAATCGATAAAAAGAATGAATCTGAAAATTTGAATGAAGAAGAAATTCAACAACTGGAAAAACTCAGAAACGAGACTGATAAACTTGATAGAAAAATAGTTAAACTGATCGGCAAAAGATTTTACTATTCAATGCTGATAGGCAGGATTAAAAAGCGAAAAAGTTTGCCGGCATACTCACCTGATCGTGAAAAAAAAATACTACTGAATATTACTGAAGCAAATGAAGGTCCGCTTGACAATGAAACAGTTGCCCGAATTTATGAACGCCTGATTGATGAATCACGGGCATTCCAGCAAAAAATAATAAATCATAAAAGAGAATTGAAAGAACAACAACCAATATCAAAAATTTCCTGGAGCAAAATCCTTGGAAGAAAAGAACTGATAATCATTGCTTCAGTTTTTATCGTTCTGTTGATGATCTTTTATTATATACTATTCACAAAAAATTCATTTGACAAACAGGCGCCGTACAGATTTGAGATATCAATAGGAGAGTCATTCACATCAGTTTCTGAAAGATTGTATAAGGAAGAAATTATTCCAAGCAGGTTTAATTTCAGAATGGCGGCATTTATTTATGGTGCCGAGACAAAGATAAGATCAGGGAGGTATTCAATCCCGAACGATCTCAGCTATCTGGATCTGATTGATCTTTTCACAAAGGGTGATGCAGATTTTATAAAAACTGTAAAAATCTTTAATGGGGTTTCAGCAAAGTGGATCGCCGGAACTTTAATGCGTGAAGTGAAAGTTGATTCAGCCGCTTTTCTTTCTTTGGTGAATGACAGAAGTTTGATAGACTCGATGGGATATAAAACGAATTCACTTGACGGCTACCTGATGCCGGGAAGGTATTTACTTTTTGAAAATAGTTCTGCAGACGAGATCCTCGATACACTGTTACTAAATATGAATCTTTTTTTTAATGATTCGGTAAATCAGCAGATTCAAAAACAGGGCAGAACAAAACACGAAATTATCACCTTAGCATCTATCGTTGAAGGCGAGACGAATAAGATAGAGGAGATGCCATTGATCGCTGGTGTTTATTCAAATCGGCTCAGGATAGGAATGAAACTTCAGGCAGATCCAACCGTTCAATATCTTCAGCCAAACGGATGGAAAAGACTTTTGTACAAAGATCTGAGAATTAATTCTCCGTACAATACTTACATGTATGGAGGGCTGCCGCCGGGACCGATTAACAATCCCGGAAAAGAGGCATTGCTGGCTGCTGTTTATCCGGCAGAACATAATTATCTTTACTTTGTAGCTGATGGTACCGGAGGTCATAAATTTGCAAAATCATTTTCAGAACATTTAAAGAATGTAAACGCCTACAGGACATGGTTAAAAAATCAAAAGTGA